The sequence below is a genomic window from Dehalococcoidia bacterium.
TATGACCGCCCCCGCCGCTTCAGCCGGAGCCGGACCCGTTACGGTCACGGTCACTACACCTGGCGGCACAGCCACGACTTCATACACGTATACGGGTGACCCAATTCCCGGTGTTATCGGGTTCCGGTGGAACACCTCCGATCCATCCCCCCGGCTGTACCAGATCGATTCGGACGGGACGGTCATTCCGAATGCAACCGGAGATTGGTTCAACACCCATCTGCCGTGGAGTGGCATGAAAACGGTTGTGGTAAATGCAAGCAACTCTACGCCTGTTCTCTACGGCACGAACAACCGTGGTGATGGATTAGACTTATCCGGCACATACGGGGATGTCATGGTAGAAATCCCGCGATTTTATACGTGCAGCACGTATGCCAATGGGAATTTCTCTTACTGGATTTCACCCGGTGCACAAGATGCACTCCATTATACCGTAGCACCGATGTTTAACCAGCGGGGTACTGGAACCGATGCAGGTACACCAGCGACCTACTATTACGTCGGCAGATACGATGCAACTCTGGTTGGCACAAAATTACAAAGTGCAACCGGAAAAGTGCCGGCTGTGTCGATGACTATCGGTACCGCACGAACCTATGCTGAAAACAAAGGAGCCGGGTGGGGTATAACCAACGTCTGGACGGTATCCGGGCTCCGGCAACTCTTCTATACCGAAATGGTTACCTTAAACAGTCAGGCTGCATGGACGGGATCGAGGGGCTGGGTTGAGGGCAATACCGGTCCTACAATCAGTGGAAACGAATCAATCGACACCGCAATCTATGCAATTAATGCCACGGGTAATGGAACGGGTCTCTATGGTAAAACCTCTGTATCCTACCGGGGTATTGAAAACCTGTGGGGGAATGTGTATCAGTTCCAGGATGGGCTCAACGCTATAAAAACGAATACGAATGTCATCAACGCAACCGGATTGGGAGTAACCGGTCAGAAAATAACCTTCAAAGATGTATTGGATGCAAACGACGTGCAATCTGTCGGAGCTCTTGCACTCACCGACGGATACCAAACGAATTTACTGAACACGGATGTTGCCAGACCGTTATTCCTGCCATCAAATGCAACTGGAGGTTCAGACACAACCTATCTATCGGATTTCTTTTCGTATCCGCGAAGTACAAATTTCGGTGCGCCGAACATTCTGATTTCGGGCGGCGATTGGGATGATGCCGGGCGTGCGGGAGTCATGGAGCTGCTTGCGAGTAGCGATACATTGACTTCGGGTGCGTCTGTTGGGGCGCGCCTTGAGTTCCGACGGAGTCCGGCACCCATGGCGAGTTTCAGTTCCACAAACACATCCGTAGCAATAAATAGTTCATCTCAGGGCTGGGCGGGTGTTGCACCGTTTACGATGGTGTTCAACGACACATCGACAAACTACCCGGCTGGCTGGGCGTGGGGACGGAATAACCTGACCGTTACCGCGTGGGAACAGTTCAGCACAATCAATAACGCCACACAGACATTTGTTGCCGGGAACTGGTCGGTAAATTTAACGGTAATCAACAGCGGCGGGGCGGGTATATCCGGCATTACGTGGGTGAATGTTAGTGAGTCGACCCCGGCACCTGTTGCCAACTTTACTGGCACTCCCACCTCCGGCACCGCACCGTTGACCGTCACGTTCACGGACACCTCGACGAACACCCCGACGAGCTGGAACTGGTCGTTCGGCGATAGCAACCTGACAAACGCGACTATGCAGAATCCGGTGCATACCTATTCGGCAGCAGGGACGTACACGGTTTCGTTAAACGCGACGAATGCCGGTGGATCGAACATATCCGTCCGGACGAATTATATCACGGTTCGCGTCCCGGCACCAGTACCTGACTTCTCCGCCAATATCACCTCCGGACCCGTCCCGCTACTGGTTTCATTCACTGACCTGTCCACACAAACCCCCACCGGCTGGGCGTGGTTCTTCGGTGATGAAAATTACACGCAGGCATGGACACAGCAGACTGCGAGTGCCGAATGGTCACAAAGAGAAGGTCATACCGGAGTAACGATGCCTGACGGAAGCATTGTTATAATGGGGGGATTGGAAGGTGGCGGCTTCACGAATGACACGTGGCGATCGACCGATAAGGGAGCCACATGGACGCAGCTGACTGCGAGTGCCGGGTGGAGTGAGCGGCAGTGGCATAGCAGTGTTGTGACCCCGGATGGCAACATTGTCCTGACCGGTGGCGAGGCAACCGACGGCATGAAAGATGATGTTTGGCAGTCAGCTGATAATGGCGTTACATGGACGCTCGCGAACGCAAGTGCAGGATGGTCACCAAGAGAATTTCACAGCACCGTGGTACTGCCGGATGGCAGCATCGTCCTATCAGGAGGCTGGGATGGCAGCTTCAGGAATGATACATGGCGGTCGGCTGATAGTGGTGCCACATGGACACAGGTGAACGCAAGCTCCGGGTGGTCGGCACGACATTCTCATACAAGCGTCGCAATGCCAGATGGCAGTATCGTACTTTCAGGTGGCGAGGATAACAACGGCTATACAAATGATACATGGCAGTCGGTTGATAAGGGCGCTACATGGACGCAGGTGAGTGCGAACGCTGGGTGGTTGGCAAGATCGCGGCACAGCAGCGTGGTAATGCCGGATGGCAATATCGTCCTCTTGGGGGGGGAGGACCGCAACAACCGTAAGAATGACGTTTGGCAGTCGGCTGATAATGGCACCACATGGACGCAGGTGACTGCGAGTGCCGGGTGGTCGGCACGACAAGGACAAAAGTGTGTGGTTCTGCCGGACGGCAGCGTCGTTCTTATTGNNNNNNNNNNGTATGCCTTGCAGGGGAACTATTCGATAGCACTGCAGGCATACAACACCGGTGGATACAACAGCACACGGAAGGCAGGGTACATTACTGTGGGTTCACCTGCCCCGGTTGCCGGTTTCACGGCAACTCCGTCAACCGGGACCGTTCCCCTGACCGTGACATTTACAGATACCTCCACGAACACTCCAACGAGCTGGAACTGGTCGTTCGGCGATAGCAACCTGACAAACGCGACCGTGCAGAATCCGGTGCACACCTATTCG
It includes:
- a CDS encoding kelch repeat-containing protein — encoded protein: MPAWTQANASAGWTARYGHSSVAMPDGSIVLMAGQTSSTNYVTDAWRSTDDGATWTRTTERLTRRSGHTSVAMPDGSIVNMGGQTTSTIYMNDTLRSTNNGATWTQVNRSSGWTRRSGHTSVVMADGTIVLMGGQTSSTNYVNDTWRSTNNGAKWTQVNASPGWSARSGHTSVAMPDGSIVLMGGAAGASGQFNDTWRSTDNGATWTQVNASSGWSARSGHTSVAMLDGSIVLMGGEVADSSQFNDTWRSTDNGATWTQVNTSSGWAERAAHTSVAMPDGSVVLMGGNANNVNKNDTWQFRPTGSSEENPSHTYTTTGTYNVSLQAYNTVGYNSTRKPLYITVTGLPAPTITVISPDSGPLAAGTLVNITGTNLAGATSVTFGSAAATINTNTATTINMTAPAASAGAGPVTVTVTTPGGTATTSYTYTGDPIPGVIGFRWNTSDPSPRLYQIDSDGTVIPNATGDWFNTHLPWSGMKTVVVNASNSTPVLYGTNNRGDGLDLSGTYGDVMVEIPRFYTCSTYANGNFSYWISPGAQDALHYTVAPMFNQRGTGTDAGTPATYYYVGRYDATLVGTKLQSATGKVPAVSMTIGTARTYAENKGAGWGITNVWTVSGLRQLFYTEMVTLNSQAAWTGSRGWVEGNTGPTISGNESIDTAIYAINATGNGTGLYGKTSVSYRGIENLWGNVYQFQDGLNAIKTNTNVINATGLGVTGQKITFKDVLDANDVQSVGALALTDGYQTNLLNTDVARPLFLPSNATGGSDTTYLSDFFSYPRSTNFGAPNILISGGDWDDAGRAGVMELLASSDTLTSGASVGARLEFRRSPAPMASFSSTNTSVAINSSSQGWAGVAPFTMVFNDTSTNYPAGWAWGRNNLTVTAWEQFSTINNATQTFVAGNWSVNLTVINSGGAGISGITWVNVSESTPAPVANFTGTPTSGTAPLTVTFTDTSTNTPTSWNWSFGDSNLTNATMQNPVHTYSAAGTYTVSLNATNAGGSNISVRTNYITVRVPAPVPDFSANITSGPVPLLVSFTDLSTQTPTGWAWFFGDENYTQAWTQQTASAEWSQREGHTGVTMPDGSIVIMGGLEGGGFTNDTWRSTDKGATWTQLTASAGWSERQWHSSVVTPDGNIVLTGGEATDGMKDDVWQSADNGVTWTLANASAGWSPREFHSTVVLPDGSIVLSGGWDGSFRNDTWRSADSGATWTQVNASSGWSARHSHTSVAMPDGSIVLSGGEDNNGYTNDTWQSVDKGATWTQVSANAGWLARSRHSSVVMPDGNIVLLGGEDRNNRKNDVWQSADNGTTWTQVTASAGWSARQGQKCVVLPDGSVVLI
- a CDS encoding PKD domain-containing protein, yielding YALQGNYSIALQAYNTGGYNSTRKAGYITVGSPAPVAGFTATPSTGTVPLTVTFTDTSTNTPTSWNWSFGDSNLTNATVQNPVHTYSAAGTYTVSLNATNAGGSNISIQATSVTVYVPAPVPA